In Myxococcus stipitatus, the following are encoded in one genomic region:
- a CDS encoding VOC family protein, whose amino-acid sequence MRITLSSVFVDDQAKAQKFYTEVLGFVTKVDMPLGGGARWLTVVSPDDPEGVQLLLEPNQHPAATTFQKAIFADGIPATSFNTADIQKDYERMSALGVVFRQKPTPAGPVLTALFEDTCGNLISMHQLL is encoded by the coding sequence ATGAGAATCACGCTGAGCAGTGTGTTCGTCGATGACCAGGCCAAGGCGCAGAAGTTCTACACGGAGGTGTTGGGCTTCGTGACGAAGGTGGACATGCCCCTGGGCGGTGGCGCGCGGTGGTTGACCGTCGTGTCGCCGGACGACCCCGAAGGTGTGCAGCTGCTGCTCGAGCCCAACCAGCATCCCGCGGCGACCACCTTTCAGAAGGCCATCTTCGCCGACGGCATCCCCGCCACGTCGTTCAACACCGCGGACATCCAGAAGGACTACGAGCGGATGAGCGCGCTGGGCGTGGTGTTCCGGCAGAAGCCCACGCCCGCGGGCCCCGTCCTCACCGCGCTCTTCGAGGACACCTGCGGCAACCTCATCTCCATGCACCAGCTGCTCTGA